The Oreochromis niloticus isolate F11D_XX linkage group LG2, O_niloticus_UMD_NMBU, whole genome shotgun sequence genome includes a region encoding these proteins:
- the lrrtm2 gene encoding leucine-rich repeat transmembrane neuronal protein 2, with translation MGFHSRWPLVGPAPAALSVISMLLACLLSPALCTTCPQKCRCEDLQFYCDTQGLKAPPDGVDKGALGLSLRHNSITELSPDQFYGFSQLTWLHLDHNQITTVQEDAFQGLYKLKDLNLSSNRITKLPNTTFIHLINLQILDLSFNQMTALEPELFHGLRKLQILHLRSNLLRTTPVRAFWDCRSLEYLGLSSNRLRSLARNGFAGLIKLKELHLEHNQLTKINLAHFPRLVALQFLYLQWNKISNVTCGMEWTWTTLEKLDLTGNEIRVLTPDVFQTLPNLKVLLLDNNKLSSLDPQVLDMWQSLGMIGLSSNLWECTKRICSLATWLSTFKGRWEHSILCHSPEYAQGEEILDAVYGFQLCQNFSVPVVQTISTTTDAITAAEITSSLFGIMQPTPTPDYAEDFGSFTTVTTTTITTQTPRTAQATTAPLEEAAVTDDFATADNTVMTQRVIMGTMALLFSFFFIIFVVYISRKCCPPTLRRIRHCSAIQNRRQMRTQQRQPMADLATQVPYNEYEPSHEEGALVIINGYGQCKCQQLPYKECEV, from the exons ATGG GTTTCCATTCAAGGTGGCCATTGGTGGGACCTGCACCAGCGGCTCTGTCTGTGATCAGCATGCTCCTAGCGTGCCTGTTGTCTCCTGCGTTGTGTACAACCTGCCCTCAAAAATGCCGCTGTGAGGACCTACAGTTTTACTGCGACACCCAGGGGCTTAAGGCACCCCCAGATGGTGTGGACAAGGGAGCCCTGGGGCTGTCATTACGACACAATAGTATCACTGAGCTCAGCCCTGATCAATTCTATGGTTTCAGCCAGCTCACTTGGCTACATCTAGACCACAACCAGATTACCACCGTACAAGAGGATGCCTTTCAAGGGCTCTATAAACTGAAGGACCTCAATTTGAGCTCCAATCGTATCACCAAGTTGCCCAACACAACCTTCATCCACCTCATCAATCTTCAGATACTGGACCTGTCCTTCAATCAGATGACTGCTTTGGAGCCAGAACTGTTTCACGGACTGAGGAAGCTCCAGATACTTCACCTCCGCTCTAATTTACTTCGCACCACACCTGTTCGGGCATTTTGGGACTGCCGTAGCCTGGAATATCTGGGCCTAAGCAGCAACCGTCTCCGAAGCCTGGCACGAAATGGATTTGCTGGGCTCATCAAGCTTAAAGAGCTCCACTTGGAGCACAATCAACTGACCAAGATAAACTTGGCCCATTTCCCTCGCCTTGTTGCCCTTCAATTTCTATACCTGCAATGGAATAAGATCAGCAACGTAACATGTGGCATGGAATGGACCTGGACCACGCTGGAGAAGCTGGACCTCACAGGAAATGAAATTCGTGTCCTGACCCCTGATGTGTTTCAAACGCTGCCAAATTTAAAAGTTTTGCTGCTGGATAACAACAAACTGAGCAGCCTGGATCCCCAAGTCTTGGATATGTGGCAGTCTTTGGGTATGATTGGGCTGTCCAGCAACCTTTGGGAATGTACCAAGAGGATTTGCTCTCTTGCCACTTGGCTAAGCACCTTTAAGGGAAGGTGGGAGCATTCCATCCTCTGTCACAGTCCTGAATATGCCCAAGGTGAGGAGATACTTGATGCCGTTTATGGATTCCAACTTTGTCAGAATTTTTCAGTACCAGTTGTTCAGACCATTAGTACAACAACAGACGCTATTACAGCTGCAGAGATCACAAGCTCCTTGTTTGGAATTATGCAGCCGACCCCCACACCGGACTATGCAGAGGATTTTGGGAGCTTTACCACAGTCACTACCACAACAATCACAACACAAACACCACGCACTGCTCAAGCTACTACTGCTCCATTGGAAGAGGCAGCTGTAACGGATGACTTCGCAACTGCAGACAACACTGTTATGACTCAAAGGGTTATCATGGGAACTATGGCccttcttttttcattctttttcatcatttttgttGTCTATATCTCACGGAAGTGCTGCCCTCCTACCCTGCGCCGGATACGCCACTGTTCGGCTATTCAGAACCGCAGACAGATGAGGACCCAGCAACGACAGCCTATGGCAGACCTAGCTACGCAGGTACCCTATAATGAGTATGAGCCCAGCCATGAAGAAGGGGCACTCGTGATCATCAACGGCTACGGGCAGTGCAAGTGTCAGCAGCTGCCTTACAAAGAGTGTGAAGTATGA